ATGGGCCGGCTGAGTTGGCGGTACTTATTGGGGGAACAGTGCTCGACTCACCAGGTTTGGTTCCTCTGGGGATTAGTGCGACAAACGACGAAGACCAGGATGGACGCCCAGATTCAAGGCGTCTCTCAATTGCGCCGCCATCGGGCTCGTTGGTCGGCGGGCGTTACGCTCTGGTTGCAATTGCCTTCACCACGGACGGTGGCGGCTTCGGCCCAGATGGTCTGCCGAACGATTTGTCGGTTTCACTTTGGAACGGACAAAGTTTCCCCTCGTCGATTAGGCTTGGCACATTCCCAGGCGCCTCCACGACGTCGTTCGACGCAAGCAGCCGTCAGGTGAGCTTCACTGCCTCCGCGGGCCCCGTCTACAGGGTTCGAGTCGTGGGCCCAAATCGTACGTGGGATATTTGGTCCACGGGGGCAGCAGGCCAAATGGGAACCTTTAACCATACGATTTCGATTCCAAATTCACCTCTCTCCGGTGTAGACCCACTGCAGAACGGCGAGATATTGCTCGATGCGATTCGGACCAACGTGACGACCGATGATTTGGTCAGGTCCACCGGTGTGGGCCTCAAGAATGCAGGTCTCGTTTCGACGGCTTTCAATCGTTCGACCGTTCGTTAAAAAACGATTCAGCAGGTAGTACCCATGCGAAACAAGGAAGTTTTTGCGTGGCTGGGCTTTGCGGCCGTATTGAGCGGTTGTCAGCCCAAGCCCTCTCAGGTCGATGTAATTGACTCTCCGGATACGAGAGCAACACAGGAGAGTCCGGAAACGGCACAGGCCGAAGTGGTGCCTGAAAAGCCTCCGGAACCCGTCATACCCAAGGTCAAGGAGCCGTTTCGGGTGGCCTTCGATCTGGTGGCCAATAAGCCGCTTGCTCATCGGTTTGACCCTTCAGCCAACGCTTATCTCGTGGACGCTAGTGGTTTGGACTTCGTGCGCTACATCCACGGAAATCACCCCGGGGAGTGGAGCCTAGACGTAGACATGGACGGTCGAAAGGGTGCGGCTCTGAGCAAGAAGCGCATCGGGAAGATTTGGGCACCGTCACCCGTCGAAGGTGAGGGAATCATCGCGATGGAGGTGTTTGCTGCTTCGAAGACCAAGCTCAAGCTTGAGGTCAACTCCGAGGAAACTCAAGAGTTAGCCCTTGAGGAAGGTTGGCAGAAGGTGGAGTTTGCCTCCAAGTCTCTAAAGGGAGAAAATGAGATTCGGCTTATCTTCTCTGGGATGGGACGGATTGCGAAAGTCCTCTCTGGTGGTGGGCTAGCTAGCCTCAGCATCGGAGCAAAGGCCTCTGAGACGGCTCCTCTCGCGTTGGAGCAAGCGGCGATTCAGCTCGGCACCCAAAGTGGTCTCTCGTATCATCTCTGGGCTTTGAAGGAGTCTAAGCTCGCCTTTTCAGCCAAGCCTTCCGAATGCGATTTGAAGTTGGAGTGGTTTGGCGAAAAAGAGGGCGGCGTAGTCTCGATTGGCGTTGAGACTTTGGACCTTGAAAAGGGGCTCGATTCGTACGTGACCCCTCCGGTTTTTGACGAGGTGGTACGTCTACACGTTCAGGCGGCTGGTGAATGCGGAGGTGTGGAGTTGGACAAGGCCGAGCTTGTGGTCGAAGGCGCCCCAATCGCTCGGCCAGATGTTCCAAAGCCTAAGCGAATCGTTTTTTGGCTCATCGACACTTTGCGCGCCGATTACCTTCCCATCCACTTTGAGACTAATGTCCGCGCTCCTAATCTCAAGCGACTCGCAGCCGAAGGTGCAAGTTTCAAACTCGCCTACGTGCAAGGCAATGAGTCAAAGACCTCTCATGCTTCGCTCTTCTCGGCCATGTACCCCAGCAAACATGGTGTTGTCGGCAGAGGAAGTCTGAAGCCGCATCATGAGATTATGTCTGAAGCCATCAAAGCTCAGGGTTACAAGACACTAGCGAGCGTCTCGAACGGCTACGTCTCAGGTCCGTGGGGCTTTGAGCAGGGATGGGATTTCTACAAGAACAACATCCGGCAAGAACTGCGTATAGACGGAAAGTCGATGGCTAAAGAAGGCCTTGAGTGGTCGATTGAAAACGCGGAAAAGCCGTTTTTCCTCTATCTCGGTACCATCGATCCCCATGTCACATATCGTGAACACGAAGATATCATTGGAAATTACGACACCACGCCGTACTCAGGCCGATTTAAGCGCGCCTGTTATGGCGAGGACTTGGGCCAAATTAAAAATGGGTCTTTAAAGGTCACTGAGCGAGACAAAGAGCGAATCATCAATCTCTACAAGAACGAGATTGAGTTCAACGATAGGTCATTTGGGGAGCTCCGGGCTGGCCTGGAGGAGGCTGGTCTCTGGGAAGACACCATGGTGGTCGTTACCTCTGACCACGGCGACGAGTTCTGGGAACATGGAAGCGTCGGACACGGTCATTCACTCTATCAGGATCAGGTCCACGTGCCGTTCATCGTGTACTATCCACCCTTGATTCCTGCAGGAACGGTGGTCGAAGCGGGTGTGGACGTGTTGGACATGTACCCAACGATTGTGGATGCGATGAGGGCGGAGCGCCCCGAAAACCTTCAAGGCAAAAGCGTGTTGCCATTGATTTTCAAAGAGCATGCGGATTACCCGGAGCCCTCGATCGCCACGCAGTACAAGCTTCATTATGCGATGCAAATGCAAGAGTGGAAGCTCTACCTTCGACGAGGTGAGTACCAACTCTACGATCGCAAGGCAGATAGCCTTGAACTAAAGGATGTGGCCAAGGATCATCCGTTGGCCTCTCGTTGGCTCTTGGACTCGATGGGATGGTTTAGACCCTATCGAACGGAA
This Microvenator marinus DNA region includes the following protein-coding sequences:
- a CDS encoding sulfatase family protein, whose protein sequence is MRNKEVFAWLGFAAVLSGCQPKPSQVDVIDSPDTRATQESPETAQAEVVPEKPPEPVIPKVKEPFRVAFDLVANKPLAHRFDPSANAYLVDASGLDFVRYIHGNHPGEWSLDVDMDGRKGAALSKKRIGKIWAPSPVEGEGIIAMEVFAASKTKLKLEVNSEETQELALEEGWQKVEFASKSLKGENEIRLIFSGMGRIAKVLSGGGLASLSIGAKASETAPLALEQAAIQLGTQSGLSYHLWALKESKLAFSAKPSECDLKLEWFGEKEGGVVSIGVETLDLEKGLDSYVTPPVFDEVVRLHVQAAGECGGVELDKAELVVEGAPIARPDVPKPKRIVFWLIDTLRADYLPIHFETNVRAPNLKRLAAEGASFKLAYVQGNESKTSHASLFSAMYPSKHGVVGRGSLKPHHEIMSEAIKAQGYKTLASVSNGYVSGPWGFEQGWDFYKNNIRQELRIDGKSMAKEGLEWSIENAEKPFFLYLGTIDPHVTYREHEDIIGNYDTTPYSGRFKRACYGEDLGQIKNGSLKVTERDKERIINLYKNEIEFNDRSFGELRAGLEEAGLWEDTMVVVTSDHGDEFWEHGSVGHGHSLYQDQVHVPFIVYYPPLIPAGTVVEAGVDVLDMYPTIVDAMRAERPENLQGKSVLPLIFKEHADYPEPSIATQYKLHYAMQMQEWKLYLRRGEYQLYDRKADSLELKDVAKDHPLASRWLLDSMGWFRPYRTEWDKQSWGVASRLSPEFLELASKAKRN